In Clostridium sp., one DNA window encodes the following:
- a CDS encoding DUF4446 family protein, with amino-acid sequence MQDVLKIVEGFQLYILAALFVLIIILFIMIITAFKSLNRVEKKYRKLMRGVDNKNLEQLIMGYLDNIDDAKKETDFMKQKFDELILESKKCIQKFAIVRYRAFEDVGSDLSFSIALLDGNNNGIIITGIYGRNESTTYAKPIDKGMSRYELSEEENQVLQECINKKM; translated from the coding sequence ATGCAGGATGTTTTAAAAATTGTAGAAGGATTTCAATTATACATTTTAGCTGCACTTTTTGTATTAATTATAATATTATTTATAATGATTATTACAGCATTTAAATCCCTGAATAGAGTAGAGAAGAAATATAGGAAGCTTATGAGAGGAGTAGATAATAAAAATTTAGAACAGCTTATAATGGGTTATCTTGATAATATAGATGATGCTAAAAAGGAAACTGATTTTATGAAACAAAAATTCGATGAATTAATCCTGGAGTCAAAAAAATGTATCCAGAAATTTGCTATTGTAAGATACAGGGCTTTTGAAGATGTAGGTAGTGATTTGAGTTTTTCTATAGCACTCTTAGATGGGAATAATAATGGAATTATAATTACAGGAATATATGGAAGAAATGAAAGTACAACATATGCAAAGCCTATAGACAAAGGAATGTCAAGGTACGAATTGTCAGAAGAAGAAAATCAAGTTTTACAGGAATGTATTAATAAAAAGATGTAA
- a CDS encoding DHH family phosphoesterase has protein sequence MESGDNHFIRNNRMYMIIIAVLVVIIIMYKHIFIGIVASSLYMFLVVYNIKNTEKKKNEWRTFIEDFSSKLDIATRNILVKLPFPLIIIKTDGEVLWYNQKFSEVLEGRDILGININNIIEKFSLNQDVFRNEKIINRYYDIYTHVVNTSEGHKDNIILLYFYDTTELVNVMNSMEEEKCNVMLIEVDNFDDVLKTVEEDKKPLVIAEIERTINTYAQQLQAMIRKYEPNKYILSVQNKHIKQQMENKFKILDAMRKINKGNKIPITLSIGVGCKGETPSESENYSVSAKELALSRGGDQAVVKIEDKLLFYGGKTKEVGKRTKVKARVIAHALVGIINDSSNVFVMGHRKPDIDCLGAAVGIYNIVSTLNRECYIILDDVNLSIKPIFNKIKDDMDYKNAFVHSKSCYEKTSKRSLLIIVDVHSKSYVQDMKLVEKFDRIVIIDHHRKAPDFIEKNIISYIEPYASSTSEMITEMLPYMVSSPKLKVIEAEALLAGICVDTKNFYFKTGVRTFEAASFLREAGADTIDIKKFFSYDLETYLSRAEIIRSAQIYNNIAVAICPIKIEDTVLAAQAADELLNITGIQASFVLVKIRDEVFISGRSLGDVNVQLILESLGGGGHITMAGARLKSSNTEEALKILKNAIDNYTREVKK, from the coding sequence ATGGAAAGCGGTGATAATCATTTTATTAGGAATAATAGAATGTATATGATAATAATTGCAGTACTTGTAGTGATTATCATAATGTATAAGCATATATTTATTGGTATAGTGGCTTCAAGCCTGTATATGTTTCTTGTAGTTTATAATATAAAAAATACCGAGAAGAAAAAAAATGAATGGAGAACATTTATTGAAGATTTTTCTTCCAAGTTGGATATAGCTACAAGAAATATTCTTGTGAAATTACCATTCCCATTAATTATAATAAAAACAGATGGGGAAGTACTTTGGTATAATCAAAAATTTTCAGAGGTGCTGGAAGGTAGAGATATACTGGGAATAAATATAAATAATATTATAGAAAAATTCAGCCTAAACCAGGATGTATTTAGAAATGAAAAAATAATTAATAGATATTATGATATATATACACATGTAGTAAATACTTCAGAAGGACATAAAGATAACATCATATTGTTATATTTTTATGACACTACAGAATTAGTTAATGTCATGAATTCCATGGAAGAAGAAAAGTGTAATGTAATGTTAATCGAAGTTGATAATTTTGATGATGTGCTTAAAACTGTTGAGGAGGATAAGAAACCTCTTGTAATAGCAGAAATAGAAAGAACTATAAATACTTATGCCCAGCAGCTTCAAGCTATGATTAGAAAATATGAGCCGAATAAATATATACTTTCAGTTCAAAACAAACATATAAAGCAGCAAATGGAAAATAAATTCAAAATACTAGATGCTATGAGAAAAATAAATAAGGGAAACAAGATACCCATTACTCTCAGTATTGGTGTGGGATGCAAAGGAGAAACACCTTCTGAAAGTGAAAATTATTCTGTATCGGCAAAAGAGTTGGCTCTAAGTAGAGGAGGAGATCAAGCTGTTGTTAAAATTGAAGATAAGCTCCTGTTCTATGGTGGTAAAACTAAGGAAGTAGGAAAGAGAACAAAAGTAAAGGCAAGAGTTATAGCACATGCTCTTGTAGGAATAATAAATGACAGCAGCAATGTGTTTGTAATGGGACATAGAAAACCGGATATTGATTGTCTGGGAGCTGCAGTTGGAATTTATAATATAGTAAGTACTTTAAATAGAGAGTGTTACATTATATTGGATGATGTAAATTTGAGTATAAAACCTATATTTAATAAAATAAAAGATGATATGGATTATAAAAACGCATTTGTACATAGTAAAAGCTGTTATGAAAAAACAAGTAAAAGAAGCCTTCTAATAATAGTGGATGTTCACAGCAAAAGTTATGTTCAAGACATGAAATTGGTTGAAAAGTTTGATAGAATAGTTATTATAGATCATCATAGAAAAGCACCAGATTTTATTGAAAAGAATATAATCAGCTATATTGAACCATATGCATCATCTACTTCTGAAATGATTACAGAGATGCTTCCATATATGGTAAGCAGTCCTAAATTGAAAGTTATAGAAGCAGAAGCTCTTTTAGCAGGTATTTGTGTTGATACAAAAAACTTCTATTTTAAAACTGGAGTGAGAACTTTTGAGGCTGCTTCATTTTTAAGAGAAGCAGGAGCTGATACTATTGATATAAAAAAATTTTTTTCTTATGATCTGGAAACTTATCTAAGTAGAGCTGAAATTATACGTTCAGCTCAAATTTATAATAATATTGCTGTAGCTATATGTCCAATAAAAATAGAAGATACTGTACTAGCAGCACAAGCTGCGGATGAATTACTAAATATTACAGGTATTCAAGCATCCTTTGTTCTTGTTAAAATAAGAGATGAGGTATTCATAAGTGGAAGATCTCTTGGTGATGTTAATGTTCAGCTTATACTTGAGTCTTTAGGAGGGGGAGGACATATAACAATGGCTGGAGCAAGATTAAAATCTTCCAATACGGAGGAGGCTTTAAAAATATTGAAGAATGCTATTGATAATTATACTAGGGAGG
- a CDS encoding DUF951 domain-containing protein: MKKNFYIGDTVEMKKGHPCGSNSWEIIRLGADIKIKCLGCGRIVMLPRNKFEKSVKKIVKQNIPEKD, from the coding sequence TTGAAAAAAAATTTTTATATCGGCGACACAGTTGAAATGAAAAAGGGGCATCCTTGTGGAAGTAATAGTTGGGAGATTATAAGACTGGGAGCAGATATAAAGATAAAGTGCCTGGGTTGTGGCAGAATAGTAATGCTTCCCAGAAATAAATTTGAAAAAAGTGTAAAAAAAATTGTAAAGCAAAATATTCCAGAAAAAGATTAA
- a CDS encoding YybS family protein — MQNKNYNVKAIAEAGLITAFIIVLMLICIYIPVFSIFTNFILPIPISVLYIRQNYKVTLVSMVVSAILVSMLYNPISAISTIFLVGLAGITFGYCIKSKKNFTITILLTSAAIFVGMIIFLSVYILIMSNHGIYSFISDSITKLIINPLKESMAMNKEIYAKMGISTDQLSYMESIVSSITPEYIMRIIPAFILINSVFTAYLDYLIGTSVLRKLNFDTIHIKPFKNIYMSTRIGTAAASMLVIGLILDRNNMEIAHYFINSSAIFLQFIFMIDGLALSAYYFAHKTNMSNKVVIIILIITLLIGAYFIYIVLGFIDMIMDFRKLDPYRVQKK; from the coding sequence ATGCAAAATAAAAATTATAATGTAAAAGCCATAGCAGAAGCAGGATTGATTACCGCTTTTATAATAGTACTGATGCTTATATGTATATATATACCTGTATTTTCAATTTTTACGAATTTTATTCTTCCCATACCAATATCAGTATTATATATAAGACAAAATTACAAAGTTACTTTAGTTTCTATGGTAGTTAGTGCAATCCTTGTATCTATGTTATATAATCCAATATCGGCAATATCCACTATATTCCTTGTAGGCCTGGCAGGTATTACATTTGGATATTGTATTAAGAGTAAAAAAAATTTTACCATCACAATTTTATTGACATCCGCAGCCATTTTTGTGGGAATGATTATTTTTCTGTCAGTTTATATATTAATCATGAGCAACCATGGAATATACAGCTTTATAAGTGACAGTATAACAAAATTAATTATAAATCCTTTAAAAGAATCTATGGCAATGAATAAAGAAATATATGCTAAAATGGGAATATCTACAGATCAGCTCAGTTATATGGAAAGTATTGTGTCTTCAATTACCCCTGAATATATAATGAGAATCATTCCAGCATTTATACTGATAAATTCTGTTTTTACAGCTTATCTAGATTATTTAATAGGAACCAGTGTACTTAGAAAATTAAATTTTGATACCATACATATAAAACCATTTAAAAATATATACATGAGTACAAGAATAGGAACAGCAGCAGCAAGCATGCTTGTTATAGGCTTGATACTTGATAGAAATAATATGGAAATAGCACATTATTTTATAAATTCCTCAGCAATATTTCTACAATTTATATTTATGATAGATGGGCTTGCTTTAAGTGCATATTATTTTGCACATAAAACCAACATGTCAAATAAGGTTGTTATTATAATTCTAATAATAACATTGCTTATTGGAGCTTATTTTATTTATATAGTTTTGGGATTTATAGATATGATAATGGATTTTAGAAAGTTAGATCCTTATAGAGTTCAGAAAAAATAA
- a CDS encoding DUF3343 domain-containing protein, with amino-acid sequence MSRYYIITFKNTNDAISGEEFLRKRKIKIDVVPTPVVITQSCGISIRLNLEEMDKIKLLIYNSEFLFKNIYLREEDGYKLIHI; translated from the coding sequence ATGAGCAGATATTATATAATAACATTTAAGAATACTAATGATGCTATAAGTGGTGAAGAATTTTTAAGAAAAAGGAAAATAAAAATAGACGTTGTACCAACACCTGTTGTTATAACTCAAAGTTGCGGAATAAGTATAAGATTGAATTTAGAAGAAATGGATAAGATCAAATTGTTAATCTATAATAGTGAATTTTTATTTAAAAATATATATTTGAGAGAAGAAGATGGTTATAAATTAATCCATATTTAA
- a CDS encoding mechanosensitive ion channel family protein, giving the protein MKDELLSIFNITTFEGGIKIGTFSISEEKVYNFIYNIITVAVIVFLMYIVIKVGNVIINRYVKKQKNFRISLDDRKAKTIGAILKSILKYSVYFFGIFSIVAVISPKIGATGLTFAGIGGVALGFGAQSLVKDVINGFFILFEDQFSVGDYISIDDRSGIVESFELRITKIRDFNGDLHIIPNGLISKVTNHSRGNVRMTVEVDISYDEDSNMVISKISDLCKEFAQNNEFITEGPNVLGITDIKDGVITIRIIGKTKPMKQLDMEIKLREQVMKALKKDNIKIPYKEIKIVKGD; this is encoded by the coding sequence ATGAAGGATGAGTTACTATCTATTTTTAATATAACTACCTTTGAAGGTGGAATAAAAATAGGAACTTTTTCAATATCTGAAGAAAAAGTGTATAATTTTATTTATAATATAATTACAGTGGCTGTTATAGTATTCTTGATGTATATTGTCATAAAAGTTGGAAATGTAATTATAAATAGATATGTAAAAAAACAGAAAAATTTTAGAATTTCTTTAGACGATAGAAAAGCAAAAACGATAGGTGCTATTTTAAAAAGTATATTGAAATATTCTGTATATTTTTTTGGCATATTTAGTATAGTTGCAGTTATATCACCCAAAATAGGGGCAACAGGCCTTACTTTTGCTGGAATCGGTGGTGTTGCATTAGGATTTGGTGCACAAAGTTTAGTTAAGGATGTAATAAATGGATTTTTTATATTATTTGAGGACCAGTTCTCTGTAGGTGATTATATAAGTATTGATGATAGAAGTGGAATCGTTGAGAGTTTTGAGTTAAGAATTACCAAGATAAGAGATTTTAATGGAGATTTACATATAATACCTAATGGGCTTATATCTAAAGTTACAAATCATTCAAGAGGAAATGTAAGAATGACAGTTGAGGTAGATATTTCCTATGATGAGGATTCAAATATGGTAATATCTAAGATTTCTGATTTGTGTAAAGAATTTGCACAAAATAATGAATTTATTACGGAAGGCCCAAATGTTTTGGGAATAACTGATATTAAAGACGGTGTTATTACAATAAGAATTATAGGAAAAACTAAACCAATGAAACAGCTGGATATGGAAATAAAGTTAAGAGAACAAGTTATGAAAGCTCTTAAAAAAGATAATATAAAAATACCATATAAGGAAATTAAAATTGTAAAGGGGGACTGA
- a CDS encoding MazG-like family protein, with amino-acid sequence MKREDFNIMYNVKIIEELKADLLCTIGDFFKLLTKGSNVMNQTILDCISGAIILLYLLSDRLGYSHTAVDETMKKKLKTGIIEEDDIEKNGKDLTKLYNHIKER; translated from the coding sequence ATGAAGAGGGAAGATTTCAATATAATGTATAATGTAAAGATAATAGAAGAATTAAAGGCAGATCTTCTATGTACTATAGGAGATTTTTTTAAACTACTTACAAAAGGCAGTAATGTAATGAATCAAACTATACTTGACTGCATTTCCGGGGCAATAATATTATTGTATTTACTTTCAGATAGACTGGGATATTCACATACTGCAGTAGATGAAACAATGAAAAAGAAATTAAAGACTGGTATAATTGAAGAGGATGATATAGAAAAAAATGGAAAAGACCTTACTAAATTATATAATCATATCAAAGAAAGATAG
- the rpsR gene encoding 30S ribosomal protein S18 gives MPNGRENGGRRNSGKMRRAKRKVCAFCMDKSESIDYKDINKLRKYVTERGKILPRRISGNCAKHQRELTEAIKRARNIALLPFTTE, from the coding sequence ATGCCTAATGGTAGAGAAAATGGTGGAAGAAGAAATTCAGGAAAAATGAGAAGAGCAAAAAGAAAAGTTTGTGCATTTTGTATGGATAAATCTGAATCTATAGATTATAAAGATATAAATAAGCTGAGAAAGTATGTAACTGAAAGAGGAAAGATTCTTCCAAGAAGAATTTCAGGTAATTGTGCTAAACATCAGAGAGAACTTACTGAAGCTATAAAAAGAGCAAGAAATATAGCATTATTGCCATTTACAACAGAATAA
- the yyaC gene encoding spore protease YyaC, whose product MLKKIIIDSSSRNSIFTLRDNLSNIIYPIIKSGKTIIILCIGTDRSTGDSLGPLVGDKLKFLVRDKIHVYGNLESPVHAKNLNETIKEINLKHKNNYIIAIDACLGSLQNVGKIIIENKPLHPGSAVNKSLPTVGDLSITGIVNISGTMEFMVLQNTRLFVVMQLAEVISRGVYHSILKTVGGRSLENSKNKIMENI is encoded by the coding sequence ATGCTTAAGAAAATAATTATAGATTCAAGTTCAAGAAATTCAATATTTACTTTAAGAGACAATTTGAGCAATATAATATATCCAATTATAAAATCAGGTAAAACCATTATAATACTATGTATTGGAACGGATAGATCTACAGGTGATAGTTTGGGACCTTTAGTAGGTGATAAATTAAAATTTCTAGTGAGAGATAAAATACATGTGTATGGTAACCTTGAATCACCAGTACATGCAAAAAATCTTAACGAAACTATTAAGGAAATAAATCTAAAACATAAAAATAATTATATAATAGCAATAGATGCTTGTTTAGGAAGTCTCCAAAACGTTGGTAAAATAATCATAGAAAACAAACCTCTCCATCCAGGTTCAGCAGTAAATAAATCCCTTCCAACTGTAGGAGATTTAAGCATAACTGGAATAGTAAATATATCCGGCACTATGGAATTCATGGTTTTACAAAACACACGTTTGTTCGTAGTTATGCAACTTGCAGAAGTAATATCCAGAGGTGTATATCATTCAATATTGAAAACTGTAGGCGGCAGATCACTTGAAAATTCAAAAAATAAAATAATGGAAAATATTTAA
- a CDS encoding YkuS family protein: MKIYVSEELCKLKNELKERGYNIISKEEDTFDAIICNLKDGELNNLNINIKIGETIIIDYGSKKIDDIEYILNNRTYNSEIS; this comes from the coding sequence ATGAAGATTTATGTTTCAGAGGAACTTTGTAAATTAAAAAATGAATTAAAAGAACGAGGATATAATATAATATCTAAAGAAGAAGATACATTTGATGCAATTATCTGCAATTTAAAAGATGGTGAATTAAATAATCTAAATATAAATATAAAAATAGGAGAAACGATAATAATAGATTATGGCAGCAAAAAAATAGATGATATAGAATATATTCTTAACAACAGAACTTACAATAGTGAAATAAGTTAA
- a CDS encoding single-stranded DNA-binding protein, whose translation MNRVVLIGRLTKDPELRFTPGNGTAVTTFTLAVDRRFSKAKDGQREADFIPIVVWGKQAESTANYMSKGKLIGIGGRIQTGSYEAKDGTRRYTTEVIADEVQFLEWGDKSQGVSDSMKPSQSDNFGNTQGFNKSFNEADYGDDITPVDDGDIPF comes from the coding sequence TTGAACAGAGTTGTTTTAATTGGGAGATTGACTAAAGACCCCGAGTTAAGATTTACACCAGGAAACGGTACGGCGGTTACCACCTTTACATTGGCCGTTGACAGAAGATTTTCTAAAGCTAAGGATGGACAGAGAGAAGCTGATTTTATACCTATTGTTGTATGGGGAAAGCAAGCTGAATCTACCGCAAATTATATGAGTAAAGGTAAACTCATAGGTATTGGTGGCAGAATTCAGACTGGAAGTTATGAGGCTAAAGACGGCACGAGAAGATATACTACTGAAGTAATTGCAGATGAGGTGCAATTTTTGGAATGGGGAGATAAATCCCAAGGTGTTTCTGATAGTATGAAACCTTCTCAATCTGATAATTTTGGGAATACTCAAGGATTCAATAAAAGTTTCAATGAAGCTGATTATGGAGATGATATAACTCCAGTGGATGATGGAGATATACCATTTTAA
- the rpsF gene encoding 30S ribosomal protein S6, translating to MRKYETIFILQPSLDEEAFKSNVEKFKGVIENGGGVIDNVDIWGKRKLAYEINKVNEGYYTLINFSAEPELPKELDRVFRITDSVIRHIIVNDDKK from the coding sequence ATGAGAAAATATGAAACTATATTTATATTACAGCCATCATTAGACGAAGAAGCATTTAAATCTAATGTTGAAAAGTTTAAGGGTGTAATAGAAAATGGTGGAGGAGTAATAGATAACGTTGATATTTGGGGCAAGAGAAAACTTGCTTATGAAATAAATAAGGTCAATGAAGGATATTATACCTTGATAAATTTCAGTGCTGAACCTGAATTGCCAAAAGAATTAGACAGAGTATTTAGAATTACAGACAGTGTTATAAGACATATAATAGTAAATGATGATAAAAAATAG
- the ytvI gene encoding sporulation integral membrane protein YtvI — translation MDKIIAKLDKILLFFIIYTAVFIIFFGTLNYTLPFVLAIICAFILKKPTIYISNKFKINSSISSLITTIIFFTLITLVILLAIINISHELIQFGKNTQIYVTNNSDNIINSFYKLQKYYNNLDPYIISTIDKNISGILNNISNITVSISRKLVSYIINFAAIIPYAIMVILFTLLSTYFFTKDFVEVKSKLFSFLPISKTNKLISIYTESKKMLGNYLLSYLIIISVTFIETLIVFLIFKVKYSLVLSLICAIADILPILGIGTIYIPLALIYSIIFKNYVTALGLIISYIIVSVVRQIIEPKIVSSSLGIHPVAVLASLFIGLKINGIIGMIFCIFLVVFYNIFKKVDLL, via the coding sequence ATGGATAAAATAATAGCTAAATTAGATAAGATATTATTATTTTTTATTATATATACTGCAGTATTCATTATTTTTTTTGGAACCCTTAATTATACACTTCCATTTGTGTTAGCAATAATATGCGCTTTCATATTGAAAAAACCTACAATTTATATTTCAAATAAATTTAAAATTAATTCTTCAATATCATCTTTGATTACTACAATAATATTTTTTACTTTAATAACACTTGTTATTTTACTTGCAATAATAAATATATCACATGAATTAATACAATTTGGTAAAAATACTCAAATATATGTAACAAACAATTCAGATAATATTATAAATTCATTTTATAAACTACAAAAATATTATAATAACCTTGATCCATATATAATAAGTACAATAGATAAAAATATTTCCGGTATTTTAAATAATATATCAAATATAACTGTATCTATTTCTAGAAAGCTGGTATCTTATATAATAAATTTTGCAGCTATAATACCATACGCAATCATGGTAATATTATTTACACTACTTTCTACATATTTTTTTACGAAGGATTTTGTTGAAGTAAAAAGTAAATTGTTTAGTTTTCTTCCAATTAGTAAAACAAATAAATTGATATCTATATATACAGAATCTAAAAAAATGCTTGGAAATTATCTTTTATCATATCTTATAATAATTTCTGTTACATTTATAGAAACACTTATAGTATTTCTGATATTCAAAGTAAAATATTCTTTGGTATTAAGTTTAATATGCGCAATAGCAGATATATTGCCAATACTGGGCATAGGTACCATATACATACCATTGGCACTAATCTATTCAATAATATTTAAAAATTATGTTACTGCTTTAGGTCTTATAATATCATATATTATAGTTTCAGTAGTACGCCAGATAATTGAGCCAAAGATCGTATCTTCTTCACTTGGAATACATCCTGTAGCCGTACTTGCATCTCTTTTTATCGGTCTAAAAATAAATGGGATTATAGGAATGATATTTTGTATATTTCTAGTTGTATTTTATAATATTTTCAAGAAAGTAGACTTACTGTAA